The following nucleotide sequence is from Manis pentadactyla isolate mManPen7 chromosome 13, mManPen7.hap1, whole genome shotgun sequence.
GCTCCTTAAATGGCGTATTTCATTTCACCATCAGAGGCATCTGCTGAGATTACTGCTCTTCAGAGTGGATCCTAGCGTGAGGACCACCACCAGCAGGCACATCACTCCAGGTCTATTCATCTCATCATGATGGCATTTTAACGTCCATTTGATGTCCAACCGGAGCCTCAAATCTGACACGGCCCCACCCAGACTCCTCGCCCCTGGCCGGCCTGCAGACCCTCCGGCCGCCGCTGCCCTGGGCCCCGACCGTGGTCCCACTCCTTGGACTCACCCTCCTACTCCCGGCGAACTCACTTTGTGCTGCTTTGCTCTGTTGCCACGTCTCTTGGttctccctttctttccaaaCCCAGGTTTTCATACATTCTTCCTAGTTCCTCAACCATCATACAAGCGATTTTATCCTAATTTACAAAGGACATTCCGAGGCGCAGAGGGTCTAAGCATATCGCCTGAAGCCCTTAGCTGGTTAAGGGGAGAATCAAGATTAGAACCCAGATCCGCCATGATCCAAAGCCCGAGCCCTGCATGTGCCTCATTAGTGCAAGGCTGGGGCTGAGATACCATTAGAGTAGGGAATTATTTTCCTGTatttgatttcatttcattttttattgggaTAGATACAACAAAGCACACAAATTTTAGTGTACATCATAATGAATTTTGTCATGTGCATACCCTCACGCAACTGTCAACCAAATCAGGAGATTAAAGattctcacttttttttcccccttcatctaattaagaaattattttaaatagtttagGAACATCACATTAAATAACAACATACTACTAAAGAATTGTTCTCTTTTCGATGTTCTGGCAATCTTTTTGAATAGATGGAGAAAGTCTCATTTGGTGCTCAAACTCCATCAATATCTCCCCATCACTTGCTAACCTCCCCTTTCAGTGAAGAGAGAGCAGGCCCCAGGCTCAGAACTTTGGCAGGCAACAAAATCTAGCTAGAATTTAAtgacattgttttgttttcatggttACTTTCTATTTATGGAAGATGACACTGGTTTTCCACGTGTAGTAATGGCAGTAagacaaaattttcttttaaaaataaatgtattagagTTTTAGAAGTAAGTCAATGTCAAAAAAATATTTGGTTAGTAATAGTACACCTGCTACTTGGAATAGTGGGACTTGCAATggtgaaatacaaaaaaaaatagccaaGTTGTTCCGTAGGGTATTGACAGATTTTGCTTGTCAGCTCCTCTGTAGCTGTTTGGTCAGGAAGTCCTCGTCTCAGTGGCCCTCAACATGCTTCCTTCCCACCACAGGCTTGCTCGGTTTAGTATAAGAAGGCCCTCAGATGTCCCCTAGGCCAGCTTCCTATTTCGTGGATAAAGACTGAGTCCCAAGGAAAAAGGTGGCTGCTTTAGGTTTTATATATAGCATTATAGTTGTTCTGGGACCAGAACCCAGGCCTCCTGGTCACCCTCCATGCTCTCTCCTCGCCACCAAATTGTATACATCTCGTAGATACGTTTGTCTTCACGGTGTTCATTCCCACATCTGAAGGAGACTCCAAGCAATCTCACTCCGTCTCAGCCAGAGAATTAAGTCCTATGACCCAAGGTATCCATTACATTGTAGATAATGACTTAATTTCTCTCTAACGTCCCTAGGAGGGTAATAGATGTGTACCATCCTTGGGAGAATTGGGAAGACGAGTCATCGAATAATTCCTATAGGGTTTAATTCTCTTGCAAAACCCCAACTGAGAAAAGCTGCTCAAATTTAGCCTCTTGAACGATTAATTCTCTTCAGGCCAAAGGGTCCTTCATGCAGCCGACTGAAGGCTCTCCTGCTTTGACTTAACGTCGTCTCCCTTTGTTCCGTCCCCCTGAGACGTGGGGAATTTGTTAGCACGTCTCTCATAAAACGCTAGCAGAGCAGGAAATTAAATTCATCTGGTATGATCAGCTGTTCTgaaagctttgctggttgctctgcTTGCTTTGCGGTTGCCAAGGTGATTGCAAAGTGTTTGATGACTGGTTCTAGGATCATTCCAGGTACTGATGTTAAGTTTAGACATCAAACAAACCCAAGTATGAAGAGGAGAGACCTGCCGTGAGGGCAAAGGAAGCTCTAGACCCAAGGGAACAAGGAACAGCTAACCTGAAGAGAAGACTCAAGGAGATTTAAGGGATTCTCCGAAAGCTTCAGGGCCGCcttggagaggagagaggagacgCTTTTCGAGTGGCCTCAAGGGGGCAGACTTGAGATCAGGTGGATGAGCAGGAGCTACAAGAAGACTATTCAGTTCAGTATCTGGGTAGTCGGAGACCCACACCGACAAAGGCAGCTGGTGAGCTTGCCTGGCTAAGAGTTTTGATGCGTGCACTGTGTAGGGACCTGACTACACTGTGAGCTGCTTCATTCAAAAACCACTAACATTCCATCCAGCTATGCAACTCAGTGATAATGGTAATTTTCAGAATCATTCTCTGTCTAAAGAACCATGTtatgttttttttcattctttttcatagcAGTTCAAATTAAATTACTCATTATCCATGTTCAAGAAGTCCTTTCACACATAGGATCTAAGATAAGTATGCATTCTAGATATCCATTTTGATTCAAAAATAAGATAATAACAGTAATAGCCATCGCTTTTCCAAGGCAGCATACTAAGAACTTTACATgcatttaatttcattaaatgtaaatttaatgAGGTGATGCTGTATAGAGACCAGATTAAAGGCAGACATTTAAAAGTGTCATTTAGAAACAAATCTACAGATGTCACTCTCCTCAGAGAATAACAGGATGGAAGGAATCTCGTCTAAGGCAAGACCAGGGTAAGATTTTTCCTGAGCCATTCAACTATTAGTGTAAGGGCATCATTCTCTGGTATCTTATTCCCATTCAACCACTTGTTCAGGAAGTcaaaatgtgggtttttttttttttcccatttgcagGTAGGAAACAACAAATCAGTGTCTTAAGGGattgaaaaaatatgtaataagaCACTGTCAGCCACCATAAGGACTCTGCTTCTGCTTACATCAGATAAAGGTGCATTTAGTCTACTAAGAACTTTCCAGTTTAACTGAAGCATTAACTCTCTAAGGCCACATGCCCAGCAAGTTGGACTAGTTGAATTCCTCTGCTGGAAAATGAAATGACAGCGCTGGGCAGTAAACACTTGTGAGGCCAGGAGCAGACCTGGACTCACCTCTGCTGCCCTTGACCACCCACTTCCTATTTCTGCGTgttagtttcctcatttacagACTAGAGGTACGGGGAGCCTAAACTAAGAGATCTACTAAACTCTTTCCTGATCTCTTTCTAATCCATAATTGACagaaagggagaggagagaggagagaggagagagagaagtggTTGTCTTTGGCAAAGGCCTGGAACTTCCTCGTTGACAGAAGCAGTCTTCCCTTCTTGATTtagtgtttgtgggttttttaaaaggtgcttctcaaaatattcaaagctAAACCTTTAAGTGACTTCTATGGACACCTAAATAATGAATtagtctttgttctttttttttatggttagATTAAACAATATGCTTATTTATTCCATAGCTTCACAAACAGGAAGGAGGTTTTAAATGGTTTAGTTCCACAACTGGGGTAGATGAATATTTAAAGAAACGTTGTTGCATAACAGAAACTGTCTCTTCCTAAAATGTATCATACCAGAGCCAAATTTGGAAAACTCAAATACAGAGTGGGTATATTTTGAAAACTATGTGAACATAATAGattcttaattcatatttgtggcttttatggaaaatatttgtattttaaggcATCTGTCTTGCAAAACAATTTCTGGCTAGTGAAAATAGTTAAGGGGGGCAGGTAGCGTAAATTTTGTTTCTGAGCTTTACTTCTATAGTAATTGTCCCTGTTACTTTTGTCCTATGTTGTTCTTTCACAGAAGTCTAACAACATATTCTAAACTACTAagtaatttatataaatttcattTATAGCCCAAATTTGTGTGGCATTTACATGTGCAAAAGCACTTTCACATTCACTATTTTGGATCATTGAATTCTCACCCAGCCCAGTGGAAGTGACTTCATTCCCTAgttagggaaggagggaagaggggtCCATCTTTTCTATTTGTCTATGGGAAGTGAGCTAGAAGGTTCCAAGGGAGAGCTGGAACCATGGTATTCTGATTCCAGTTGTATAGTCCTTCCCTGCCATCCATCTCTTTCTGTAACTGAAAGTGCTGTACATGGAAAGGACTGAAATATTTGGAGTCATGCAGACTTGGGTTCACCGCCTGCCTCTGGCACCACGTGGCTCTGTGCCCTTTGGCAGGTTATTTTCCTCTTATAGCCCCATTTGTGGATTAAGCTAAAAATAGTACTCCCCCCCTTCCCACACCATGGGGCTGCAGGAAGGACTAAATGGAATAATGCATGAAAAGCACATATCAGAATGTTCCATAAATGTTCGCCATTGTTATGTTATTATGTAATCTACAAAGTATGTTTGGTCACACTGCATGAAATACTTTGAGTTTTTCAAAGACACTACTGATACATGTGAAATCAAACcctgaaaattaatttttcaacAGTAAAGTCATATGCCAGatgcaaaggaaaatatttcatgaaCAAAGACCCTAGTTTGAAGGCTTGATCTgactttttcagaaaaataaatcatcTTTTGCTGTGTGTGGTTTTAAATGTTCTTAATGTTAACACATTCTTATTAACCTGAGCCATATGAAATTGACATTTTTTGAAGGTCAGAAATCACAGAATAGCAGCAATTTCATGTGGGTCAACCCAACAGATCAACCAAACTGTCcagtagatgaaaagaaagggcTTTTCTGTCGCAATGGGATTGCTGAAGAAGAGACTGAAGGCAGACTTGTTCCGTTTTTCAGTATATTGTCATTTCCTCAGTAAGTGATGCCCCAACTCCCTAGAATTACTAATTAAAGCATCCAACTTTGTCTCCCTATCCAgaaacatacacatgcataccCCAGTCCACTCCGAATGAAATCCAAAGGGTGAAACTGTCTCCAGGGCCCGCAAATTCCCGGGGAGGGACCAACAGTCCTTGAGAGCGAGTGCGCCGAGGAAACCCGCAGCTGTTGAAGTCACCTCCTGCGGTCTCGCCAAATGTTTGAAAGGGAATGTGCCGAGTGGGCGCGGGTGTGTGCGTGCGGGTGTGGTGAGGCGGGGTGGGTGCAGGTCAGGGGCGCCCGAGGGGGTTCCTTGGAGCACCTGGACGGGGCCGTCGGCGTCCGCGGCGCTCCGCTGCCTCCAAGTGAGCGCTCGCGTGTCGTTACTTCTCTCTGTGCGCGCCCAGGCTTTGGCGCTTCGGGGTGCGCCCGTGTGTGTTTCGGGCCGCGCCCCTGCGTTGGGCAGGGGTGACTTTGTGCCTGTCGGGGTTCGTGGGCGCGCCGGCCGGGCGTGTCCCGGTGTCGGCGGCGGTGGCCCCGCGGGGGTCTGAGCACGCCCGTCGGGGCGCAGGGGTGCCTGTCCTTGCGGGTCCCGGGGGGCGCTCTGCCCTCTGCCGCCCCGCTGGCGGCCGCGGAAGAGCCCGGAGCTCCCGGGGCGGCGCGGAAGCGGGGCCAGCCTGGGCGGCCTGCGGGGAGCACCGGGGCCCCGCCCGGGCAGCCCCCGGAGGGGCGGGGAGCCAGGGAAGGGGCGGGCAGCCGAGGGGGCCTCGCCCTCTTGGGGCCGCCCGCGCACCATTGGCGGAAAGTTCGCGCACGTCACCGCGAGGGCGGCGCCCCTGGAGCCCGGCGCACATAACGGGCGGCGCGCACTCCGCGGCGGCTCCTCCAGAGCGCGGGCTGGCGCTGCCGGGCGCGGCGAGCCCGGAGCACCCCACGGACGGCGCGGGACGCGCCCCTGCCACACCCACCCCGCGGCCGCTGCATGAGGCTTCCAGGCgtccgcccgccgcccgccgcgccCGGCCGGAGGTTCGCCCGCTGAGGCGCGGCCAGCGCACCCACCTGCCAGCCTGCGCGCCATGGGGCAGCCCGGGAACCGCAGTGTCCTCCTGCTGGCGCCCAACGGCAGCCACGCGCCGGCCCAGGAAGCCGCTCGGGAAGGGGACGAGGCGTGGGTGGCGAGCATGGGCATTGTCATGTCGCTCATCGTCCTGGCCATCGTGTTTGGGAACGTCCTGGTCATCACGGCCATCGCCAAGTTCGAGCGTCTGCAGACCGTCACCAACTACTTCATCACCTCCCTGGCCTGTGCTGACCTGGTCATGGGCCTGGCGGTGGTGCCCTTTGGGGCCAGCCACATCCTCATGAAAATGTGGACTTTCGGCAACTTCTGGTGCGAGTTCTGGACTTCCATTGACGTGCTGTGCGTCACGGCCAGCATTGAGACCCTGTGCGTGATCGCGGTGGATCGATACTTAGCCATCACATCCCCCTTCAGGTACCGGAGCCTGCTGACCAAGAGTAAGGCCCGGGTGGTCATTCTAATGGTGTGGGTTGTGTCTGGCCTTACCTCCTTCTTGCCCATCCAGATGCACTGGTACCGGGCCACCCGCCAGGAAGCCATCGACTGCTACGCCAACGAGACGTGCTGCGACTTCTTCACGAACCAAGCTTATGCCATCGCCTCCTCCATCGTGTCCTTCTACGTGCCCCTGGTGGTCATGGTCTTTGTCTACTCCAGGGTCTTCCGGGTGGCCAAAAGGCAGCTCCAGAAGATCGATCAGTCTGAGGGCCGCTTCCATGCTCAGGACCTCAGCCATGTGGAGCAGGATGCGCGGGGTGGCCATGGGCACCGCAGGACCTCCAAATTCTGCCTGAAGGAGCACAAAGCCCTCAAAACGCTGGGCATTATCATGGGTACCTTCACGCTCTGCTGGCTGCCCTTCTTCATTGTCAACATTGTGCACGTGATCCGGGACAACCTCATCCCCAAGGAAGTCTACATCCTCCTGAACTGGGTGGGCTACGTCAACTCCGCTTTCAATCCTCTCATCTACTGCCGGAGCCCAGATTTCAGGATTGCCTTCCAGGAGCTTCTGTGCCTGCGCAGGTCTTCTTTGAAGGCCTTTGGGAATGGCTGCTCTAGCAACAGCAATGGCAGAACCGACTGCACAGGGGAACAGACCGGCTGTCACCCGGGACAGGAGAAAGACAGCGAACTGCTGTGTGAGGACCTGCCAGGCACCGAAGGCTTTTTGAACTGCCAAGGTACTGTGCCTAATGATAGCATTGATTCACAAGGGAGGAATTGTAGCACAAATGACTCGCTGCTGTAATGCgttttctctactttttaagCCCCCTCCCCAACAAAACACTAAATAGACTATTTAACTTGAGTGTAAAATTAATTTAGAATAAAACTGTATAGAGATGTGCAGGAGGATGGACATccttctgcccttttttttttatttttttaagctgtaaaaaagagaaaacatatttGAGTGATTTTGTTTCTTATACAGTTCAGTTCCTCTTTGCATGGAACTTGTAATTCTGTGTGTctgaagggctcagtcccagaGGACCTGGGGCTGCTATGTTTTGATGACTTTCCTGTGTATCTACCTCATTGGTCAAGTATTAGGGGTAATATATTGCTGCTGGTAACTTGTGTCTGAAGGAGTCTTTCCTTCCTGCACCCTTGGACGGGAGGATCTTGAGCATCTCGGACCTTTCAGCTGTGAACACGGACTCTCTTGCTCCTCTTATTTGCTCAAACGGGGTGTTGTAGGCAGGGACTTGAGGGGCAGCTTCAGTTGTTTTCCTAAGCAAAGTCTGAAGTTTACAGTAAATAAATTGTTTGACCATGACTTCATTGCACCTGTTTCTCCAAAACCCCTTGATGGGAGTGCGGTTGCGTCCCCCGCTGGAAACCGCAGGTAACTATTTGTAATAACTGCCAGTGATTTAATGTGGACTGATAGGGGGATTGCAGGCACTGATTGCTTGACCCTTTTGTTCGCCTTTGAATCTGCCGCTGCGAACGTGGATCTCTCCTATGGTGAACACTCCGTGCTGTTACAGCAGAAACACTGCCTCAGAGAAGCGGAGTTATGGGcccctgttttgttcctccacgtgtcccccccaccccccttctAGTTCTACTTAACAGTTGCTTATAGTTGTACATTTGCTGTTGTCTTCTAGAGGAGATCTTTGTACTGCATCAGGGTTTGGCATTTTAAAGGTAAGGAAGACGTTCTAATGACAAGCTACTAAAACAGAGCCCCATAATTCCCAGGGAAAGTGAAAGGGCACTGGTCATCGGGAGAGAAGCTGGAGGACATTTAGCCGATGAGCACCTCATGACCTAGAAACAGGGTTTCGACCCCCGctcctcctttacttctgtttttCTCCCCTCTCCCTTTGGGTCTCCTCACTTCAGTTTAAACCAagatttctcaaccttggcactattaACACTTTGGGCCAGACATTTCGCTGTGCATTATCAGATGCtcagcagcacccctggcctctacccattagATTGCCAGGAGCACCCCCTGAGTTGTGGCAGCCAAAATTGTctgcagacattgccaaatacTCCTGGAGTGTGAAATGCCCCTGGCTGAGAACCACAGATAGAAACTTCAGATGTCTAAACACGTGTTTAGATTCTGTCTTTATCTTGCAGAGCATCCGAGAGGGATTTCCCACGATTGCCCCGGTGGTGACCGAGCCTGGCCCAGGGCTCCTTCTAGTGCCCCTTCCACTCCTCCGTGCTGCCTTCCAAACCGCCTTCCAGCTGCCCAGACGCTGACTGGGAGATAGGAATTACCGGGGAGGGTCTGTCAACGGAGGCGAGGCCTGTGAGCCATTGTTGCCTGTCTGTGGAGAGATTATAATGCTGTTAAGAGGCACATGAGAGGAaatcacaaaagtaaacacatttCTCTGCCCAATCCCTTTCTATTTTTGCCCGTGTGTCTGAGCCAGAGCTTGGCCCAGGTTTGCCTGGGTGGATCCTCCTCCTTGGCGACGCCAGCCCGGAGGGGATCAGCCTTCAGGGCTCGTTGCCGTCTCACTTGCACATGAAGCTGCCTCcacttctttcttcccttctgtcCCAGCCAAGGTCCCCAACCAGAAAAGCAATGGCCTGCTCTGCTTCCCGTCAGCCCAGTGCTGGGCGTCCGGCGGGGCACGGAGCTCTCCGAAGAAAGTTAGGCGCCCGTGGCTTTGGACATGTCATGGCGAATAGGAGGGTGTGTACTGCTAGGCACTTCATTTTTCTCCAAGGGTTTTCGTACCTTTTATCACATTCTCCTCCTGGTCTGGGCCACACACCCAGAGGTGCAGGCAGCTTCTCCAGCTAATCTGCACACTCCTCATAGTCTCATGGGATCTCAGACTTGGAAGAGCCCATAGAAAGCATTTGGCATCCAAAGAGACCAAAAGCCCGTGAGGAagagtgacctgcccaaggtaAGAAGGCCAGGTAAGAAGCCAAGGATGTCTGCAGCCAGGGAGCCCGGCTGCGTTCCCTCCACCACGTGTCGTTGGATTCCACCTCGCTCTCAGCCGGGGAGGCTTTTCTCTGGGGCTGTCACATAACAAATTCATTTTAGCAGATGTAAGTTTTTATTGCTTTTGGGTCCTTAACACAGAATTCAGGAAATAAACAAATAGTCTGCAATGGGGACAAGAGAAAGAGTTGCTCTTTTACTAACAGTCCACTAGAATATCCCCAGCATTTAGGGGAGGCTAGGAGATTCCTTAACTTTTTTGACCTGCCAGGAATTTCAAGCCACTACAGATAGAAATTTCCACAGTGtcacgttaaaaaaaaaagaaaaagatttggaAACTTTCTGTCATCATTTGTAAGTCCCATGGATAATAAatagtattaataaaatatattatgtttAGAGGGGCATCTAATATCATTGTAGGTAAAATTCACTTATGAATGTTAATTCAGATTCCCAGCAAACAAGAGTTTAGCCGTATTCATGTCCCTTTAGGAATACTTTAAATACAAGAACTTTGATCAGTTTTAAGGGCCTAACCAGTAAGAGCACTATAAGTGTGCCTCAATCCCTTACTTTCTATCTCCTTTTGTTTCACTTTGTTTCTTCTGGGAACAGACATTTGTCAgtgtccctctgtccctctgttTGCTGACAGGTCAGTTACATAACTTTTGTGTTGGACTCATCATCATAAAGTTTTCTTTGCCTGGACAGCAAGTTCTCAGAGTCTGTCAAATGAGAACCTTACCCGAGATGCAAGCTGACAGGTGTGCAAAGCGGCAGGACAGGGTGGGCCTCCCCACTGAGATCATTACTAGGGGGAGGAATCTAGGGAAAAGGGAGCTTGGAAATAGGAACTGTCTGCACAATGCCTAGAATGTTTCTGAAACCTGGACCAGAATCAGTCAGGAGTGTTCACGGAGCGCCTACTGTGTGCAGCATGAGAAAAGTATGGGCTTCAGTCTCTGCCTTTTGGAGCATGATATTAATAATACTAAGCAGACGCCTTTTATGGAATCTTACTAAATGTTAGGGACTGTGCTAGGCACCTCTGAGGCATTATGTTATCCTGACAGCCTCATG
It contains:
- the ADRB2 gene encoding beta-2 adrenergic receptor isoform X1 — its product is MGQPGNRSVLLLAPNGSHAPAQEAAREGDEAWVASMGIVMSLIVLAIVFGNVLVITAIAKFERLQTVTNYFITSLACADLVMGLAVVPFGASHILMKMWTFGNFWCEFWTSIDVLCVTASIETLCVIAVDRYLAITSPFRYRSLLTKSKARVVILMVWVVSGLTSFLPIQMHWYRATRQEAIDCYANETCCDFFTNQAYAIASSIVSFYVPLVVMVFVYSRVFRVAKRQLQKIDQSEGRFHAQDLSHVEQDARGGHGHRRTSKFCLKEHKALKTLGIIMGTFTLCWLPFFIVNIVHVIRDNLIPKEVYILLNWVGYVNSAFNPLIYCRSPDFRIAFQELLCLRRSSLKAFGNGCSSNSNGRTDCTGEQTGCHPGQEKDSELLCEDLPGTEGFLNCQGAISHMFSQALPLSSPGLPTTNLRAQAAGGLGSWNANWTCLWLCLSAQPQFLRPEQRASAVEVAQACLQLAHLA
- the ADRB2 gene encoding beta-2 adrenergic receptor isoform X2 encodes the protein MGQPGNRSVLLLAPNGSHAPAQEAAREGDEAWVASMGIVMSLIVLAIVFGNVLVITAIAKFERLQTVTNYFITSLACADLVMGLAVVPFGASHILMKMWTFGNFWCEFWTSIDVLCVTASIETLCVIAVDRYLAITSPFRYRSLLTKSKARVVILMVWVVSGLTSFLPIQMHWYRATRQEAIDCYANETCCDFFTNQAYAIASSIVSFYVPLVVMVFVYSRVFRVAKRQLQKIDQSEGRFHAQDLSHVEQDARGGHGHRRTSKFCLKEHKALKTLGIIMGTFTLCWLPFFIVNIVHVIRDNLIPKEVYILLNWVGYVNSAFNPLIYCRSPDFRIAFQELLCLRRSSLKAFGNGCSSNSNGRTDCTGEQTGCHPGQEKDSELLCEDLPGTEGFLNCQEHPRGISHDCPGGDRAWPRAPSSAPSTPPCCLPNRLPAAQTLTGR